From the genome of Amyelois transitella isolate CPQ chromosome 29, ilAmyTran1.1, whole genome shotgun sequence:
ttttattttccatttccatttttatttaatcttccATTTCCTAACAAACATCTTATCATatatacaaacagacagacttaCTTTTTCAAATTGATGCTCGGTtagatacttttttatatgttgttataaattatttatttattttaaatataatcaatgtacggacaaacattttttactgtttaattatatgtacagaTTGTAATTTACTACGTCCTATTCTAATGattgatattattatgaaaactgATAAAGCCGTGTATAAAGATGATTCAAACATGTTTATGTATGGACTGTGGACTAGGCACATTTCagattaatctatactaatattataaagctgaagagtttgtttgaacgcgctaacctcaagaactactggttcgaattgaaaattctttttgcgttgaatagaccatttatcgaggaaggctttaggctatataacatcacgctgcaactataaagagcaaacaaataatggaaaatgtgaaaaaaacggggaaaattattcatccttgagggcttcaatgatggccaaaataacttttccacacggacgaagttgcgggcacagctagttttacatacatatagtcacgtctatatcccttgtgtgatagacagtgccaacagtgtAGAAAAGAGTTTGGctcaattataaaattgatattcaaatagtaactgttttgcttaatgatagaattgagattcaaattgtgacaggttgctagcccatcgcctaaaaaaagaatctcaagtttataagcctatcccttagtcgccttttacgccatccatgggaaagagatggaatgatcctattcttttttctattggtgcgaTCCTAGGTGAGTACTTTTAATAGATAATCAAACATACTATTACAATTACATCAAACACActttattcttaaataaaaacatcgaaattACACTTAATCTTGCGTTAAAAAGTTACTATATTCCCTCTCCAAAACCTTTAGAGCGCCCTCTGTTGCCAACAACGCGTTCTGTTTCCTCAAGTTTTCTATCAATGCTTTCTGCTTTTCTACGCGCGTTGTTAACGATTTAATTCTACCCTCCAGCCGAGAGATGGCGTTCTGATGAGACGCTGAGAGACTGCGAGAGGAATCTCGAAATTCCTGAAAAAAGCATACTATGTTTCAATTAACCAACTTGAATAAAGAGGTTCTTAAACCCGTATGTTCAGGACATTCCCAATTTAAATCAAGATTACCTAGGCTTCCCCTTTTAACATTTAAGTCtaagttttttattcattacttgctgtgcccgcgactccgtccgcgtggaatagttattttgggcatcattggaagccctcaaagatgaattattttccccgttttttcacattttccattatttctttgctccttatagttgcagcgtgatgttatatagcctgaagccttccttaataaatggtctattcaacgcaaaaataatttttctattcgatacagtagttcctgagattagcacgttcaaacaaacaaacacttcagctttataatattagtatagactagGCCCGCGTGAAAATTACCTTATGTTCTTCTGCGTACTCCACAATAAATATACGTAGGTATGCAAATTTTCGTGTGAAGGTAGATTCAGTTGTTTCCACGTGAAATTTGTACAAACTAACACACTTATAACGAACAACAAACCATCTACAAAGTATTGGGTACAAGATAAACAAACCAAACCTTCGACCTACAACATAAATGTAAAAGGtgaacaatataataataacggCCAAGTGTGAGTCGGGTTCAGTAAAATCATCACGttagttacttaaatattatttttattatattcacttttcttgctacatacatacatacatatggtcacgtctatatccattgcggggtagacagagccaaccgtcttgaaaagactgaatagccacgttcagctatttggctcaatgatagaattgagattcaaataattcaaattcaaattcaaaatttttattcattattataggatattattatatcgcttaataattgtcgtatggtttaacaacttggttgacgtcaaataaattacttaaaaactaagtttactgccgcttccaaggcgtcagtgcagaagaagcggtaacaaactgcactgcagcattttcatcaacaacgtcaacttcacaatattaaattataggtacttagaatagaatgtggacgggagaatacattgttcacgggagatttatatatttatgagatttaatattgaaaaaagaaaaaaatatatatatatatatatattatggattgccaattttaaaaagatttatgtacagagtgtactgaaattttgatttaagttcaaattaaactacaattaattacgaggttcctgtgccaagctcgagccagatgtttttatcattaaggtaatcatcagtcctataataagccttcccacaaagtactttctttacatactctttgaattttcggttgggcatatcaagaacagactccggcaacctattataaaatcgtatacagttccccataaatgatttactgactttgctaagcctatgaaacggcatgactaatttatgtttattacgtaaatttctatcagttgtggcactaactttttgaaaaaaagaggtatttttcctaacatacattataagatcaaaaatgtactgggaatagtgacaggttgctagcccatcgcctaaaaaaaggaatcccaagtttgtaagcctatcccttagtcgccttttacgacatccatgggaaagagatggagtggtcctattacttttttgtattggtgccgggaaccacacggcacttttcttgctgtttattaaaatcgaacaaaaaattgcttaaaaataaagttttacgTATGGGCATGCATATGTAttcatatgtaagtatgtcagCTGGCTTTGCCtgttgatttatatttttatatttttatattgatattataaagctgaagagtttgtttgtttgaacgcgctaatctcaggaactactggttcgaattgaaaaattatttctgcgttgagtagaccatttatcaaggaaggctttaggctatataacatcacgctgcaactataagaagcgaagaaataatggaatatgtaaaaaaaacggtgaaaattattcatccttgagggcttcaatgatgcccaaaatagttattccacgcggacctaggcgcgggcacagctagcaattaaatatatatataaagaaggGTTGCCTCCAagtgaataaataacaaaataaatttaaataaaaaagcctcaggttaatagtaacattatatggaaatatattacatctctttttggactcattatacgtcagaacttctcggtttcttgtatggagattactggcactggtgctatctctgtctctcttactctcatacgaaggatctaaaaatgaatttattaatcctggcagttttaataaggataatgagaaactcttatcaaaatattgcattgtcatcggtccttgatacgtgtgcaaagttccaagttgatcagacgtttagaaatcagtgaaaattaagctcaaagattccgttacatacatacatacatacatacaacccaagctaatataagcgtagtaaaaaaagtACTAGGCGAGCATAAGAACTAAAGAGCTCATTAGTACCTTCTCAGCCCTTTTGGCATCTTCGATTTGATGTTTCAATTTGTCAATGACTTCTTCATGGGACGCACATCTCGCTTCCACGCTGgcgttattatttttcaatctcTTCAATTCAATTGTAAGTTTGTCTGCCTCGCCGCGTTGTTCCTTATAAAGTCTGTCTTTttcctgaaaaaaatatcattatcatatttagctattaagttttacatacatatgtacatataatcacgtgcatatgtcttgcggggtagacagggccaacagtctggaaaagactgtgataggccacgctcagctgtttggcttgatgatagaattgagattgagagcccatcgccgaaaataaatacattcctgaaaaccgcatcaaaatcagttcagcgAGATAATCGCAGACAAATACAGAGTTCGAGAACCACTTTTTTTAAGgtggttaaaattttatctctttataaataaatatattcgggaaaaattacactgattgagttagccacgaagtaagttcgagacttgtgctacgagataccaactcaacgatactatattttactagaggccgcccgcgacttcgtccgcatggaaaccctatcaatcccgcgggaactctgggataaaaagtagcctatgtgttattctgggtcttcagctacctacataccaaatttcatggtaatcggttcagtagtttttgcgtgaaagagtaacaaacatccatacatccatacaaactttcgcctttataatagtatagtaggataataaatactcatatagataaacatccaagacccaggccaatcagaaaaagtacttttctcatcacgccctggccgggattcgaacccgggacctccggtgacacagacaagcgtactaccgctgcgccacaaggaataaaattttttaattccaacATGATAATGTTAACGGCATGCAAAAAATACCTGATGGTAAGCGGTCACCGCTTCACATACCTGAAGCTTACCCTCCAACACGCCACATTTGGCCCTCAAATCACCCGCTGTAGACTTGAAATTATTCGTTCTCGTGAGTAAAGACATTCTCTCACCTTCCAATTCGGCTAATTTTGTCATGTGATTTTTGCATTGCGatgcctattaaaaaaaactccatcattattataatatgcaTTTAACACGTTTTTATCtgctagctgtgcccgcgacttcgtccgcgtggaatagttatattgggcatcattgaaaccctcaagaatgaatcattttccccgtttttttttttcacattttccattatttcttcgctccttatagttgcagtgtgatgttatatagcctaaagccttcactcgataaatgatctattcgacgcaaaaacaatttatctATCCCTATCATaacttaacaatcaatcccgcgggaattccgggataaaaaaagcctttatgttattctgggtcttcagtcACCtatatactaaatttcatcgtaatcgtttcagtagtttttgcgtgaaagaattacaaacatccatactgacatcctgacatactcacaaactttcgcatttataatattagtaggatattagATGTGATTTCACTAGAAAAACGTCtagaaaaatgcatttttaccTTATTCTCTATGGTATTCTGAAGTCTGTCCATTTGTTCTTGCATCAGCTTAATTTTCGACGACAGGAATTTGCAAATTATATCAACCGATAGACGATCTGAAAGaaacattattgttatttaattattatatatttttcaaagaatttCTCCCTTTGTATTTTTGTCGACTAGCAATTTcatctttttattatgtataagatataattattgtaatgttgcattatatatatataaatatattaaaataattaaataaattttgaaagatAACATACTAGTGAAATATTCTGTGAAATTTTAAGCGGCTACCTGTTACCGTTTTTAATATTGAgcaaaaaaatacgaaaaaacaCGTTCATTGAATGGAGACACcccttaatacatacatacatataatcacgtctatatcccttgcggagtagacagagccaacagacttgaaaagactgataggccacgttcagctgtttggcttaatggtggaattgagaggAACATATCCACACACcctttgatattattattattttatttttagtacttGCTGTTATAGCAGCAacagacatacataatttgtgcaaatttcagctttctagctaccgcggtttatgagatacagctTAGTGAGagacagacatacagacaGCGGAGGCTTAGCAATAGGGTCACGTTTTTAGCTTTTAGGTATGGAaccctaaaaaagaaaaatgcgaattgtgtgtgtgtgtatattttattattttttattatttttgttgaccCAAAACTACTTAATTTAGGCTAGAATTTGGATAGagtctttttaatactgttacaattcaaaaacatacacacaaacatatagtcacgtctatatctcttgtggggtagacagagccatcagacccgaaaaaactgaaagtccAAGTACAACTTTAtggaaattgagattcaaatagtgcatTAAAAGTCATATTGATAGGATGTTTGGCCCCTTTTCAGGATCCATTTGCAGGAGGATAATTGATAGTACCAGCTACCCACCTTTCAGAAATGATGCCGGCAAAACTTTCTCTTGAACACTGACAGAGACAAAAGCATTTAGAAACTCCGTATCTTCAGTGTTACCCTTTGGTACAGTACAACAATGGCAAATCACTCTTTTTGTGCAACTTCTACACATATTTTCATCATctgtgaatttattttttaaatctgtgcaTTTGTTTGCACAGTTTTCATCATCTGTGCACACATTTGCACAGATTTCATTgttgatttcattttttttatttgttccattttcaaatttcgaCACTGTCTGGTcagataatttcttttttggttttgttttaactttttctGGTGTGCTTATCGGGGAATCATGACAATGTTTTTTTGTGGTTGGCCTCGAACCAAATGTAAGGCTTTGGGAGAAATCAGCAAAGAAATCTTGCTTTTGCtgggaaaagaaaaaaatcagttaacatacttatttttttttttaaattacctaatgctgttatttttgtaaaacatatGAGTAATTAGATAAAAATCTGTAGAATTGGTACTTTTTCATTCACAAATCCCTTGTTTTGGTAAATGCTACATAATCCAGTTGAATTTTACTTAATCATTGAGTTTGTGGTctaattatagttttttaaacatacctatttattgtttgttctTTTCACCTTGTTGGGTCAGGTTTTCCTCTACCACTACCGGCTCATGATCATAGGCGGACCCCGGGGGCCACCCAAAGCAAGCAAGGTGGACCCAACTAGATATAACATCAGAAGGATGACGATAAATAACTTGATATAGTTCCCTAGTAACAGTCAGCtatgctgaaaataataagttacaAACTTACCATTACATGTTCGATTTCCCTCATTAAACTCTCAGTTTTCTTTTCTAGTTGTTTATTCAACTTCTTAAATTCATCTTCTCTTGCTAAGAGGTCCAAGGAATccatattttatactaaaaaatTATCGAAACAAGATGTTATACCTTCTTTATTAAACTGACAGCTGTCTTAAACTTACTAAATTGAATACACAGCATTCTATCGTCACATGTACTACAGACTGCTGTTTTGAAATTGGTCGAATAATATTGTCATTAAACAACTTGGTTGTCATGGAAACGCATCTTGGTCACCGTGCTAAACAGTTACTTCCTAGTCAAAAAGTTTCTTTTAATTCAAACTAGAAACATTAATCACAATAATTTCTTATGTTATT
Proteins encoded in this window:
- the LOC106135375 gene encoding testis-expressed protein 9, whose translation is MDSLDLLAREDEFKKLNKQLEKKTESLMREIEHVMQKQDFFADFSQSLTFGSRPTTKKHCHDSPISTPEKVKTKPKKKLSDQTVSKFENGTNKKNEINNEICANVCTDDENCANKCTDLKNKFTDDENMCRSCTKRVICHCCTVPKGNTEDTEFLNAFVSVSVQEKVLPASFLKDRLSVDIICKFLSSKIKLMQEQMDRLQNTIENKASQCKNHMTKLAELEGERMSLLTRTNNFKSTAGDLRAKCGVLEGKLQEKDRLYKEQRGEADKLTIELKRLKNNNASVEARCASHEEVIDKLKHQIEDAKRAEKEFRDSSRSLSASHQNAISRLEGRIKSLTTRVEKQKALIENLRKQNALLATEGALKVLEREYSNFLTQD